Proteins from a genomic interval of Artemia franciscana unplaced genomic scaffold, ASM3288406v1 Scaffold_289, whole genome shotgun sequence:
- the LOC136043047 gene encoding craniofacial development protein 2-like, whose protein sequence is MGFWNVRTMNQLSKTEQVLKEMRQYLIDILVLSEIRWTGNGLEKFSDGYVMAFIGHPSVHRAGVGLLMSPLAHKAMTNWNPVNERIMTARFVSNHTKMTIIACYAPTSEADEEEKDAFYNMLHSVTKDVPRHNVLCVVGDLNAKVGADRQYCPEVLGPHGMGEINENGTLLIDYALSNDLIIGGSMFDHKTIHKFEALNLLDETNDFDVENTWTSVKSVYHDVPKANLGFKKRKKEEWISDDTWKYISKRKETRTLILNTSSPEQKAQLQLRYKEEDKAVKRSARKDKRIVIERKAAFAEEAAKKGDSKMKADERWASHFEKVLNRPRPDDPETVPDTPFLQIDVSADPPSTVEVTTAVKKLKNGRAPGVDGITAEMLKASLRACMFVWTALLVAIWNNEKVPKDWTRGILVKLFKKGDAQICDNWRGINLTSVPSKILASVILQRLRAALDSHLREEQHGFRPGRSCSDLIFILRLIVEESREWNKKLYLLFIDLKRRSILLTETLYGRF, encoded by the exons TGTCATGGCATTTATTGGTCACCCTTCCGTCCACCGCGCTGGTGTAGGACTTCTGATGTCGCCACTTGCACACAAAGCAATGACAAACTGGAACCCAGTTAACGAACGTATAATGACAGCTCGCTTCGTATCAAATCACACAAAAATGACCATCATCGCATGCTACGCTCCAACAAGCGAAGCTGATGAAGAGGAGAAAGATGCTTTCTATAACATGCTACACTCGGTCACCAAAGACGTTCCCAGGCATAATGTACTCTGCGTGGTCGGCGATCTAAATGCTAAAGTTGGTGCAGACCGCCAGTACTGCCCTGAAGTTCTGGGCCCACATGGCATGGGAGAGATAAATGAGAATGGCACACTGCTAATCGATTATGCACTAAGCAACGATTTGATAATAGGTGGTAGTATGTTCGACCATAAAACGATTCACAA ATTTGAAGCGTTAAATCTGCTCGACGAAACCAATGACTTTGATGTTGAGAATACATGGACCTCAGTCAAGAGTGTGTACCATGACGTTCCGAAGGCCAACCTTGGcttcaagaaaagaaagaaagaagaatggATATCGGATGACACCTGGAAATACATCAGTAAACGCAAGGAGACCCGAACGCTTATCCTGAATACATCAAGCCCAGAGCAAAAAGCCCAATTACAGCTCCGCTACAAAGAAGAGGATAAAGCAGTGAAAAGAAGTGCCaggaaagacaaaagaattgtCATTGAGAGAAAAGCAGCCTTTGCAGAAGAAGCTGCAAAGAAAGGAGACTCGAAAATG AAAGCTGACGAGAGATGGGCCTCACATTTCGAGAAAGTCTTAAATAGGCCCAGACCTGATGATCCAGAAACAGTACCGGATACGCCATTTTTACAAATTGACGTAAGTGCTGACCCACCCAGCACGGTAGAAGTGACGACAGctgtgaaaaagctgaaaaatggacGTGCACCTGGAGTCGATGGGATCACGGCAGAGATGCTGAAAGCGTCCCTTCGAGCCTGCATGTTCGTATGGACTGCTCTTCTAGTGGCCATCTGGAACAACGAAAAAGTCCCAAAAGATTGGACCAGAGGTATACTGgtcaaactcttcaagaaaGGCGATGCACAAATTTGTGACAATTGGAGGGGCATCAATTTGACGTCTGTGCCTAGTAAAATACTAGCCTCAGTAATATTACAACGCCTAAGAGCAGCCCTGGACTCACATCTCAGGGAAGAGCAACATGGGTTCCGACCTGGTAGGTCTTGCTCTgatcttattttcattcttagactGATCGTGGAAGAGTccagagaatggaacaaaaagCTGTACCTGCTCTTCATTGATTTGAAAaggcgttcgattctgttgaccgAGACACTttatggaagattttga